A window from Mesorhizobium sp. WSM2240 encodes these proteins:
- a CDS encoding [protein-PII] uridylyltransferase codes for MAKIALKLDELIDGAALRCELTALTAAFEGDGSSPAVRAKVLAILKERIATGRAVAERMLTEDGGGTACASRLSHLMDEIIRALYDFAATHVYRAKNPSSAERMAVVAVGGYGRGTLAPGSDIDLLFLLPYKQTPWGEQIVEYMLYMLWDMGLKVGHATRNIDECLRLSRSDITIRTSILEARYLWGERKLYDELLARFDKEVVKNTGAEYVQAKLAERDDRHAKAGESRYLVEPNVKDGKGGQRDLHTLFWIAKYFYRVRTGEELVEQGVFTRAEYNQFLKAEDFLWAVRCHMHFLTGKAEERLHFDIQRDIAERLGYTSHPGLSAVERFMKHYFLIAKDVGDLTRIFCAALEEEQAKHVPGFNRIFLTFSRRRRKLAGTSDFIVDNHRINVADDQVFVRDPVNLVRLFWFADRHGLEFHPDALKLLTRSLRLVDRSLRRDAEANRLFLDILTSDRNPELNLRRMNEAGLLGKLIPDFGKIVAMMQFNMYHHYTVDEHLLRCIGVLSEIERGGGEKIHPLSHKLMPGLRNKREALYVAVLLHDIAKGRPDDHSEAGAKIARRICPHMGLSPADTETVAWLVENHLAMSMTAQTRDLNDRKTIEDFAALVQSVERLKLLLVLTVCDIRGVGPGVWNGWKGQLLRTLYYETELLLTGGFSEVARVERAAQAREVLAENLAGWPDAARKRTVGLHYENYLLAVDLKDQLRHAEFIRAADEAGKKLATMVKTHEFEAVTEITVLAQDHPRLLSVIAGACAAAGANIVDAQIFTTSDGRALDTILISREFDRDEDERRRAERVGTLIEDVLSGKSWLPEMIAKRTKPKRGSKAFRIEPRVEIRNTLSNRFSVIDVSGLDRPGLLSEITGALSDLSLDIASAHITTFGEKVIDTFYVSDLTGQKIDNPARLQTIRNRLIATLNGEAGQRGVKARVSAAAE; via the coding sequence ATGGCCAAGATTGCCCTGAAACTGGACGAACTGATCGATGGCGCAGCACTCCGCTGCGAGTTGACGGCGCTGACTGCAGCCTTTGAGGGCGACGGCTCGAGCCCGGCTGTTCGCGCGAAGGTTCTCGCAATTCTGAAGGAGCGCATCGCGACCGGACGGGCAGTGGCGGAACGGATGCTGACCGAGGACGGCGGCGGCACGGCTTGCGCGTCCAGGCTGTCGCATCTGATGGACGAAATTATCCGCGCGCTCTATGACTTCGCCGCGACGCATGTGTATCGCGCAAAAAACCCCTCATCGGCCGAGCGCATGGCGGTGGTCGCCGTAGGCGGCTACGGGCGCGGCACGCTGGCGCCGGGCTCGGACATCGACCTCCTGTTCCTCCTGCCATACAAGCAGACGCCATGGGGCGAGCAGATCGTCGAATACATGCTCTATATGCTATGGGACATGGGGCTGAAGGTCGGCCACGCTACCCGCAATATCGACGAGTGCCTGCGTCTGTCGCGCTCCGACATCACCATCCGCACCTCGATTCTGGAAGCGCGCTATTTGTGGGGCGAGCGCAAGCTCTACGACGAGTTGCTGGCGCGCTTCGACAAGGAAGTGGTGAAGAATACCGGCGCGGAATACGTCCAGGCCAAGCTCGCCGAGCGTGACGACCGCCACGCCAAGGCCGGCGAAAGCCGCTATCTGGTCGAGCCCAACGTCAAGGACGGCAAGGGCGGTCAGCGCGACCTGCACACGCTGTTCTGGATCGCCAAGTATTTCTACCGGGTGCGCACCGGCGAAGAACTGGTCGAGCAGGGCGTGTTCACGCGGGCCGAATACAACCAGTTCCTCAAAGCCGAGGATTTCCTGTGGGCGGTGCGCTGCCACATGCATTTCCTCACCGGCAAGGCCGAAGAGCGCCTGCACTTCGACATACAGCGCGATATCGCCGAGCGGCTCGGCTACACCAGCCATCCCGGCCTCTCAGCCGTCGAGCGCTTCATGAAGCACTACTTCCTGATCGCCAAGGATGTCGGCGATCTGACCCGCATCTTCTGCGCGGCTCTGGAGGAGGAGCAGGCCAAGCACGTGCCGGGCTTCAACCGGATCTTTCTCACCTTCTCCAGACGCCGGCGAAAACTTGCCGGCACCAGCGACTTCATCGTCGACAACCACCGCATCAACGTCGCCGACGATCAGGTTTTTGTGCGCGATCCGGTCAATTTGGTGCGGCTGTTCTGGTTCGCCGACAGGCATGGGCTCGAATTCCATCCCGACGCTTTGAAGCTGCTGACGCGTTCGCTCCGCCTGGTCGACAGGAGCCTGCGACGCGACGCCGAGGCCAATCGGCTGTTCCTCGACATATTGACCTCCGACCGCAACCCGGAGCTCAATCTGCGGCGGATGAACGAAGCCGGGCTTCTCGGCAAGCTGATCCCTGATTTCGGCAAGATCGTCGCCATGATGCAGTTCAACATGTATCATCACTATACGGTCGACGAGCATCTCCTGCGCTGTATCGGCGTCCTGTCGGAAATCGAGCGCGGTGGCGGCGAGAAGATACACCCGCTGTCTCACAAGCTGATGCCGGGTCTGAGGAATAAGCGCGAGGCGCTCTACGTCGCGGTGCTGCTGCACGACATCGCCAAAGGCCGCCCCGACGACCATTCCGAGGCGGGCGCAAAGATCGCCCGGCGGATCTGCCCGCATATGGGCCTGTCTCCTGCCGATACCGAAACGGTGGCCTGGCTGGTGGAAAACCATCTGGCGATGTCGATGACAGCGCAGACCCGCGATTTGAACGACCGTAAGACGATCGAGGATTTTGCCGCGTTGGTGCAGTCGGTGGAGCGGTTGAAGCTGCTTCTGGTGCTGACCGTCTGTGACATACGCGGTGTCGGGCCGGGCGTCTGGAATGGCTGGAAGGGGCAACTGCTGAGGACGCTCTACTACGAGACCGAGCTTCTCCTGACCGGCGGCTTCTCGGAAGTGGCGCGCGTCGAGCGGGCGGCGCAGGCGCGCGAAGTGCTGGCCGAAAATCTTGCCGGCTGGCCCGATGCGGCGCGCAAGCGCACCGTTGGCCTGCATTACGAAAACTACCTCTTGGCCGTCGATCTGAAGGATCAGCTGCGCCACGCCGAGTTCATCCGCGCGGCCGACGAAGCCGGCAAGAAACTGGCCACCATGGTCAAGACGCACGAATTCGAGGCGGTGACGGAAATCACCGTTCTGGCGCAGGACCACCCGCGCCTGCTGTCGGTGATCGCCGGGGCCTGTGCGGCCGCCGGCGCCAACATCGTCGACGCGCAGATTTTCACCACGTCTGACGGGCGCGCGCTGGACACGATCCTGATCTCCAGGGAATTCGACCGTGACGAGGACGAGCGGCGGCGTGCCGAACGGGTGGGAACGCTGATCGAGGACGTCCTTTCGGGCAAGAGCTGGCTGCCCGAGATGATCGCGAAACGGACCAAGCCGAAACGCGGCTCCAAGGCGTTCCGCATCGAACCGCGCGTTGAAATCCGCAACACGCTGTCGAACCGGTTTTCCGTGATCGACGTCTCGGGGCTGGACCGGCCGGGCCTGCTGTCGGAAATCACCGGCGCGCTGTCAGACCTTTCGCTGGACATCGCCTCGGCGCACATCACGACGTTCGGCGAAAAGGTCATCGACACCTTCTATGTCAGTGATCTGACAGGCCAGAAGATCGACAACCCGGCGAGGCTCCAGACCATACGCAATCGGCTCATTGCCACGCTCAACGGCGAGGCAGGCCAGCGCGGCGTCAAGGCGCGCGTCTCCGCCGCTGCCGAATGA
- the murJ gene encoding murein biosynthesis integral membrane protein MurJ, with product MSLVKKFAGVGSATMASRLLGFVREALIAATLGAGPVTDAFYAAFRFPNLFRRLFAEGAFNTAFIPLFAKELEGGGMEAARKFGEDVLSVLIATLLVLSAGAIIAMPFLVSTIIAPGFSDTPDKFDLTVLMTRIMFPYLFCMSMVAMLSGVLNSMRRYFLAAFVPVLLNIVLILVLMAALRGGVDDRLTGLWLAWGVFLSGVLQLVFLVWGVWREGFSMRLRLPRLTPDVKRLLILMGPALLTGGVVQINLLVGQIIASAQDNAISLLNFADRINQLPLGVIGVAVGVVLLPELSRALRSGDHADAEHLQNRSLEFALGLTLPAAIGLIAMPGPIVAMLYERGEFTAEATVLTAQALAAFAAGLPAYVLIKVFSPAFFAREDMKTPMWFSIVAVAVNIVASLALFPIYGHVAIALATTVSAWLNLLLLAGTLWARNDFRPSAVTARRVVLIATASFAMGALIWVLQMLLAPMMENPSGLVRLAAVLAIIAAAAITYFAIVIGTGAVDRQQLVGVVRRRRGRPIEAGTAASDPE from the coding sequence ATGAGCCTGGTCAAAAAATTCGCCGGCGTGGGAAGCGCCACCATGGCAAGCCGCCTGCTGGGCTTCGTCCGCGAGGCGCTGATCGCGGCGACTCTGGGCGCCGGGCCAGTGACCGACGCCTTCTACGCCGCCTTCCGCTTCCCGAATCTCTTCCGCCGGCTTTTCGCCGAGGGAGCGTTCAACACTGCTTTCATCCCGCTCTTCGCCAAGGAACTGGAAGGCGGCGGCATGGAGGCGGCGCGGAAATTCGGCGAGGACGTGCTGTCCGTACTCATTGCGACGCTGCTCGTCCTGTCGGCCGGTGCTATCATCGCAATGCCGTTCCTCGTATCGACGATCATCGCGCCGGGCTTTTCCGACACGCCGGACAAGTTCGACCTGACCGTACTGATGACCCGCATCATGTTCCCGTATCTCTTCTGCATGTCGATGGTCGCCATGCTGTCGGGCGTGCTGAATTCGATGCGGCGCTATTTCCTCGCCGCGTTCGTGCCGGTCCTACTCAATATCGTCCTGATTCTGGTCCTGATGGCGGCGCTGCGCGGCGGCGTGGACGACCGCCTGACCGGCCTTTGGCTTGCCTGGGGTGTATTCCTGTCGGGCGTACTGCAACTCGTCTTCCTCGTCTGGGGTGTCTGGCGGGAAGGTTTTTCGATGCGGCTCCGGCTGCCGAGGCTGACGCCCGACGTGAAGCGCCTGCTCATCCTGATGGGGCCAGCGCTCCTCACGGGCGGCGTCGTTCAGATCAACCTCCTTGTCGGCCAAATCATCGCCTCGGCCCAGGACAACGCCATCAGCCTGCTCAACTTCGCCGACCGCATCAACCAGCTTCCGCTCGGCGTCATCGGCGTGGCGGTCGGTGTGGTGCTGTTGCCGGAACTGTCGCGGGCGCTGCGCAGCGGCGACCATGCCGACGCGGAGCATCTCCAGAACCGCTCGCTCGAATTCGCGCTAGGCCTGACGCTGCCCGCCGCGATCGGGCTGATCGCCATGCCCGGCCCGATCGTCGCAATGCTTTATGAGCGCGGCGAATTCACCGCCGAGGCGACTGTGCTGACCGCGCAGGCCCTCGCCGCCTTCGCTGCGGGCCTGCCCGCCTACGTCTTGATAAAGGTGTTCTCGCCGGCTTTCTTCGCCCGCGAGGACATGAAGACGCCCATGTGGTTCTCGATCGTCGCGGTCGCTGTCAATATCGTCGCGAGCCTGGCGCTGTTCCCGATCTACGGCCATGTGGCGATCGCGCTGGCCACCACGGTCTCGGCCTGGCTCAATCTTCTGCTTCTCGCCGGCACGCTGTGGGCGCGAAACGATTTCCGGCCGTCTGCCGTCACGGCCAGGCGCGTCGTGTTGATCGCGACGGCGAGTTTCGCCATGGGCGCACTGATATGGGTGCTGCAGATGCTGCTTGCGCCGATGATGGAAAACCCGTCGGGCCTGGTTCGTCTTGCCGCCGTGCTGGCGATCATCGCCGCCGCGGCGATCACCTATTTCGCCATTGTCATTGGCACCGGCGCGGTCGATAGACAGCAACTGGTCGGCGTCGTCCGGCGCAGAAGAGGCCGCCCTATCGAAGCCGGGACGGCGGCATCCGATCCGGAATAG